A window from Pongo abelii isolate AG06213 chromosome 6, NHGRI_mPonAbe1-v2.0_pri, whole genome shotgun sequence encodes these proteins:
- the TAS2R4 gene encoding taste receptor type 2 member 4, whose amino-acid sequence MLQLFYFSAIIASVILNFVGIIMNLFIMVVNCKTWVKSHRISSSDRILFSLGITRFLMLGLFLVNTIFFVSSNTERSVYLSAFFVLCFMFLDSSSLWFVTLLNILYCVKITNFQHSVFLLLKQNISPKIPRLLLACVLISAFTTCLYITLSQASPFPELVTKRNNTSFNTHEGILSLVVSLVLSSSLQFIINVTSASLLIHSLRRHIQKMQKNATGFWNPQTEAHVGAMKLMIYFLILYIPYSVATLVQYLPFYVGMDMGTKAICLIFATLYSPGHSVLIIITHPKLKTTAKKILCFKK is encoded by the coding sequence ATGCTTCAGTTATTCTATTTCTCTGCTATTATTGcctcagttattttaaattttgtaggaATCATTATGAATCTATTTATTATGGTGGTCAATTGCAAAACTTGGGTCAAAAGCCATAGAATCTCTTCTTCTGATAGGATCCTGTTCAGCCTGGGCATCACCAGGTTTCTTATGCTGGGACTATTTCTGGTGAACACCATCTTCTTCGTCTCTTCAAATACGGAAAGGTCAGTCTACCTGTCTGCTTTTTTTGTGTTGTGTTTCATGTttttggactcaagcagtctCTGGTTTGTGACCTTGCTCAATATCTTGTACTGTGTGAAGATTACTAACTTCCAACACTCAGTGTTTCTCCTGCTGAAGCAGAATATCTCCCCAAAGATCCCCAGGCTGCTGCTGGCCTGTGTGCTGATTTCTGCTTTCACCACTTGCCTGTACATCACTCTTAGCCAGGCATCACCTTTTCCTGAACTTGTGACTAAGAGAAATAACACATCATTTAATACCCATGAAGGCATCTTGTCTTTAGTGGTTTCTTTGGTCTTGAGCTCATCTCTCCAGTTCATCATTAATGTGACTTCTGCCTCCTTGCTAATACACTCCTTGAGGAGACATATACAGAAGATGCAGAAAAATGCCACTGGTTTCTGGAATCCCCAGACGGAAGCTCATGTAGGTGCTATGAAGCTGATGATCTATTTCCTCATCCTCTACATTCCATATTCAGTTGCTACACTGGTCCAGTATCTCCCCTTTTATGTAGGGATGGATATGGGGACCAAAGCCATTTGTCTGATTTTTGCCACCCTTTACTCTCCAGGACATTCTGTTCTCATTATTATCACACATCCTAAACTGAAAACAACAGCAAAGAAGattctttgtttcaaaaaatag
- the TAS2R3 gene encoding taste receptor type 2 member 3 translates to MMGLTEGLFLILSGTQFALGILVNCFIGLVNGSSWFKTKRMSLSDFIITTLAFLRIILLCIILTDSFLIEFSPNAHDSGVIMQIIDVSWTFTNHLSIWLATCLGVLYCLKIASFSHPTFLWLKWRVSRVMVWMLLGVLLLSCGSTASLINEFKLYSVFRGIEATRNVTEHFRKKRSEYYLIHVLGTLWYLPPLIVSLAAYFLLIFSLGRHTRQMLQNGTSSRDPSTEAHKRAIRIILSSFFLFLLYFLAFLIASFGNFLPKTKMAKMIGEVMTMFYPAGHSFILILGNSKLKQTFVEMLRCESGHLKPGSKGPIFS, encoded by the coding sequence ATGATGGGACTCACCGAGGGGTTGTTCCTGATTCTGTCTGGCACTCAGTTCGCACTGGGAATTCTGGTCAATTGTTTCATTGGGTTGGTCAATGGTAGCAGCTGGTTCAAGACCAAGAGAATGTCTTTGTCTGACTTCATCATCACCACCCTGGCATTCTTGAGGATCATTCTGCTGTGTATTATCTTGACTGATAGTTTTTTAATAGAATTCTCACCCAACGCACATGATTCAGGGGTAATAATGCAAATTATTGATGTTTCCTGGACATTTACAAACCATCTGAGCATTTGGCTTGCCACCTGTCTTGGTGTCCTCTACTGCCTGAAAATCGCCAGTTTCTCTCACCCCACATTCCTCTGGCTCAAGTGGAGAGTTTCTAGGGTGATGGTATGGATGCTGTTGGGTGTACTGCTCTTATCCTGTGGTAGTACTGCATCTCTGATCAATGAGTTTAAGCTCTATTCTGTCTTTAGGGGAATTGAGGCCACCAGAAATGTGACTGAACACTTCAGAAAGAAGAGGAGTGAGTATTATCTGATCCATGTTCTTGGGACTCTGTGGTACCTGCCTCCCTTAATTGTGTCCCTGGCCGCCTACTTTTTGCTCATCTTCTCCCTGGGGAGGCACACACGGCAGATGCTGCAAAATGGTACAAGCTCCAGAGATCCAAGCACTGAGGCCCACAAGAGGGCCATCAGAAtcatcctttcctccttctttctcttcttactttactttcttgcttttttaattGCGTCATTTGGTAATTTCCTACCAAAAACCAAGATGGCTAAGATGATTGGCGAAGTAATGACAATGTTTTATCCTGCTGGCCACTCATTTATTCTCATTCTGGGGAACAGCAAGCTGAAGCAGACATTTGTAGAGATGCTCAGGTGTGAGTCTGGTCATCTGAAGCCTGGATCCAAGGGACCCATTTTCTCTTAG